In the genome of Terriglobales bacterium, one region contains:
- a CDS encoding class IV adenylate cyclase: MESGKEVEIKLRITDRKALVRKLRAAGFRLRTRRTHEMNTLYDLPDLALRRRGELLRLRRYGRKWTLTHKAAAKVGRHKTRVELETAVEDGGKLGAVLRALGFVPTFRYEKFRSEWTDGRGHVVVDETPIGDLAEIEGPPKWIDGVAKKLGVTPKDYITDSYAGLFFKWKAQTGSRAEEMTFRAVKKK, encoded by the coding sequence ATGGAATCAGGTAAAGAAGTCGAGATCAAGCTTCGGATCACCGACCGAAAGGCGCTGGTGCGGAAGCTGCGGGCGGCGGGGTTCCGGTTGCGCACTCGGCGGACGCACGAGATGAACACGCTCTACGACCTGCCGGACCTTGCTCTGCGCAGGCGCGGCGAACTGCTGCGGCTACGGCGCTACGGGCGGAAGTGGACGCTGACGCACAAGGCGGCGGCGAAGGTTGGGCGGCACAAGACGCGGGTGGAGCTGGAAACTGCTGTCGAGGATGGCGGCAAGCTGGGTGCTGTGCTGCGGGCGCTGGGCTTTGTGCCCACCTTCCGCTATGAGAAGTTTCGCAGCGAGTGGACCGACGGGCGAGGTCACGTGGTGGTGGACGAGACGCCCATCGGGGATCTGGCGGAAATCGAGGGCCCGCCCAAGTGGATCGACGGGGTAGCAAAGAAACTCGGCGTGACACCGAAAGACTACATCACGGATTCGTACGCCGGGCTGTTTTTCAAGTGGAAGGCGCAGACGGGCAGCAGAGCGGAGGAGATGACGTTCCGGGCGGTGAAAAAGAAGTGA